A stretch of Aureispira sp. CCB-E DNA encodes these proteins:
- a CDS encoding TetR/AcrR family transcriptional regulator, translated as MKSKSTPKNTKSKILTTALKLFNELGLPKVTLRSIAKEMGISQGNLCYHFKKREDILEALYLQLVTLMDKEVHQAGLSLPTLASSFQTSKKMMQHFFNYRFFMLDFVQIMRENQTIHSHYKQLSILRQQQFLGMFELWIHEGLMRPEEFKGELHNLYLRSSILGDFWLSAAMVQEDLSMDLVDQYNMILFQNLYPYLTPKGKKQFHEIIE; from the coding sequence GTGAAATCTAAATCGACACCAAAAAATACAAAATCAAAAATATTAACAACCGCATTAAAGCTGTTTAATGAATTGGGCTTACCCAAAGTAACCTTGCGAAGTATTGCCAAAGAAATGGGAATTAGCCAAGGCAATTTGTGTTACCATTTTAAGAAGCGAGAAGACATTCTTGAGGCGCTGTATCTTCAACTAGTTACATTAATGGATAAAGAAGTACATCAAGCTGGCTTGAGTCTTCCTACACTTGCAAGCTCTTTTCAAACTTCTAAAAAAATGATGCAGCATTTTTTTAACTATCGCTTTTTTATGCTTGATTTTGTCCAAATCATGCGAGAAAACCAAACCATTCACTCGCATTACAAACAATTAAGTATCCTTAGACAACAACAATTTTTAGGCATGTTTGAGTTATGGATTCACGAAGGGCTTATGCGACCAGAAGAATTTAAAGGAGAATTACACAACCTCTATCTGCGCTCTAGTATATTAGGCGATTTTTGGTTGTCTGCAGCTATGGTGCAAGAAGATTTGAGTATGGATCTTGTTGACCAATACAATATGATTCTTTTTCAAAATTTATACCCTTACCTCACACCTAAAGGGAAAAAGCAATTTCATGAAATCATAGAGTAG
- a CDS encoding DUF3995 domain-containing protein: protein MMVLSSLNMMIFILISLLHVYWALGGKWGIDAVIPELDNGTVAFRPPVFATLVVAVGLLGFALIHANAIGLVFWIDTYYVRIGLGVIGGIFALRAIGDFNYVGWFKKKRTGAFAENDTRYYVPLCVLLSLNAWMTYFLL from the coding sequence ATGATGGTACTTAGTAGCTTAAATATGATGATTTTTATTCTCATCAGTTTATTACACGTTTATTGGGCTTTGGGAGGAAAATGGGGGATAGATGCTGTTATCCCTGAACTAGATAACGGAACAGTAGCGTTTAGACCTCCTGTATTTGCAACCTTGGTTGTTGCTGTTGGCTTGTTAGGCTTTGCTTTAATACATGCGAATGCTATAGGACTTGTTTTTTGGATAGATACTTATTATGTGCGTATTGGTTTAGGTGTAATAGGGGGAATTTTTGCTTTGCGGGCTATTGGAGATTTTAACTATGTTGGTTGGTTCAAGAAAAAACGAACAGGTGCTTTTGCTGAAAACGATACGCGCTATTATGTGCCATTATGTGTGCTGCTTTCGTTGAATGCGTGGATGACCTATTTTTTGCTCTAG
- a CDS encoding LamG-like jellyroll fold domain-containing protein yields the protein MTHSNYTKWVFLCFYFCFYYSSNAQTLDWVGSIANPLHNVQPNAIIEDKATNIYVVGRFRETADFDMDAGVTNLSSASNYDGFVAKYDLNGALIWAMNLGATTTSFSENTRVYDVAVDGADNIIIVGQYRGANVNFAPRGGNAVSLTSNNTGSFSDAFVAKYNASGQCIWAMGMGSTSSSDEFLGVDVDAANNIYVIGRLDDNLGGGININSLGTAHFLNTSNNSSDAVLIKYDANGIHQWDLSIGGTDLDYGYDVKVDGSVVYLGGRFRNAITDFNPLGTPIQRTPVGGYDAFLAQYNTSNGLCNWVVDFGSTGTERVEELEIDSDGNVYITGAFQNTVDLDPIGGSNSISAQGGNDIFVSKYNSSGVNVWGFGIGGANSDEGLDISIDGSNLYLTGYFENAMDFDPSPNTATITAQGGATSDEAFLAKYTTGGAYLNAFAIEGADNDRAYGIDANNNRIYLTGYFGGNNVDFDPNGTATLSAASTSPNHDGFVVAYSDVPPAGPEVAIVEWLANPSGIDAEEEWVEIYNYGSAAVNLRGWRLKDEDTDNALISATDLFLPAGASLILARDKSEFEQHWMKGCANNQVVEVAMILNNGNDEIVLEDDLGTVVWSVAYQNDETEGRATHYTEVTYTTSVFGSKASPGVNRSGNDVSGTLGYERNDATADANAFANDIGDIGSPLFESRIDENRGNSVLLDGANDYIDLGATTALENQSGFTFETWIKPITIDVNSERIFSKRLNNTSRIEIFLGNGGTEATNQFIKISICNGTSQTANAPNLSVPVGEWTHIAVTFDGTASAGNRLKFYANGIRQSLSSDPVATTTPSGTGNAHIGKRSDNNNKPSNIELDEIRLWNLARTEQLIRENMHLTLSGCETGLVSYYQLNETSGTATEDVVGNNPATLVNGAARISSGVNTGNSNPSNSQTIAAIATTGVQSFSNAHLDIDFTAKTGAEDITVTYQNYTPNTISGATATTIYNNPTWTINSSSTTGTSTGNFTFTFPSGTFNSLDPLKYRLYHRAMNADGAWQEIAIASALTNTTVTFLNIEVLGQFMVVQESADGISPVRGNMYAFDGVDDYIDFGNLARFNMTNNITLEAWVKMTTTSGDQKIITKFGDVGGDDAYALQAINGEPQFLLNFGPTWVTVAAGMTMAANEWYHIVGVYDGTAMRIYVNGIEQNSIVQSGTFDVSASTFKIGGWAGVGHWNGCIDEVRVWNAARTLSDIRENMHLTLKGTEANLVAYYQFNTDDPTGTANGVKDALGTAHGVTVNMTNTAYQASEVAVAGGISQTLTIPNIGPFTANYSSVGMGIEFGATTPDGDVVVSRLETESPHGANTIGGQADDEYFVIRNYGSNTTFTTLTSLSLLNVGYIDPSDAAQPEASSPLGVYKRASNDYGASWGSALANANTATSGHNGSVVFDNSAGITSFSQVVFANANGGLPVELIEFKATRQNVDEVLLNWATATEINNQGFQIERMLEGESSFSEIGWVNGKGNSVVTNHYQYIDENSSLETSYYRLKQMDFDGTISYSDIRAVNGQSSGKYIDWKIYPNPVGQELHLTFKQLPKQVSNAMFSILNMEGKRLYEQKHSIQTNQTIVLDCVRTLPSGTYTFVLTTDDDEISTYKFVKE from the coding sequence ATGACACACTCAAATTACACTAAATGGGTATTCCTCTGCTTTTATTTTTGCTTTTATTACTCTAGTAATGCACAAACCTTAGATTGGGTTGGAAGCATCGCCAATCCCCTACACAATGTACAGCCGAATGCTATTATTGAAGATAAAGCAACCAACATCTATGTAGTAGGTCGATTTAGAGAAACTGCAGATTTTGACATGGATGCTGGCGTTACCAATCTTTCTTCGGCTTCTAATTACGATGGCTTTGTTGCCAAATATGATTTGAATGGCGCTCTAATTTGGGCAATGAATCTAGGAGCTACTACTACTAGTTTTTCTGAAAATACAAGAGTATATGATGTAGCAGTAGACGGTGCAGACAATATTATTATAGTAGGACAATATAGAGGCGCAAATGTTAATTTCGCTCCAAGGGGAGGCAATGCAGTTTCTCTAACAAGCAATAACACAGGTAGTTTTTCAGATGCTTTTGTTGCCAAATACAATGCATCAGGGCAGTGTATTTGGGCAATGGGAATGGGCTCGACCAGTTCTAGTGATGAGTTTTTAGGAGTGGATGTAGATGCGGCTAATAATATTTATGTGATTGGACGTCTGGACGATAATTTGGGAGGAGGCATCAACATTAATTCCTTAGGAACAGCGCATTTTCTGAATACATCTAACAATAGTAGTGATGCGGTCTTAATTAAGTATGATGCCAATGGTATCCATCAGTGGGATTTAAGTATAGGAGGAACGGACCTGGATTATGGTTATGATGTAAAGGTTGACGGTAGTGTCGTTTATTTAGGAGGACGTTTTAGAAATGCAATTACTGATTTTAATCCTCTAGGAACTCCTATACAACGCACTCCTGTTGGCGGTTATGATGCTTTTTTAGCACAGTACAATACTTCAAATGGTTTGTGTAACTGGGTAGTTGATTTTGGCTCTACTGGAACAGAAAGAGTCGAGGAACTAGAAATAGATTCGGATGGAAATGTATACATTACTGGTGCTTTCCAAAATACGGTTGATTTAGACCCGATAGGAGGCAGCAATAGTATCAGTGCACAAGGAGGAAACGACATTTTTGTTTCTAAGTATAATTCATCAGGAGTAAATGTATGGGGATTTGGAATTGGTGGAGCCAATTCAGACGAAGGTTTAGATATATCTATTGACGGTTCAAATTTGTATCTAACGGGTTATTTTGAGAACGCAATGGATTTTGACCCTAGCCCAAACACAGCAACGATTACAGCACAGGGAGGAGCCACTAGTGATGAAGCTTTTTTAGCAAAATACACGACAGGTGGAGCTTATCTAAATGCTTTTGCGATAGAAGGGGCGGATAATGATAGAGCTTATGGCATTGATGCTAATAACAATAGGATTTACCTGACAGGTTATTTTGGTGGTAACAATGTTGATTTTGATCCTAACGGAACGGCAACTCTTAGTGCTGCAAGTACTTCTCCTAATCACGATGGTTTTGTGGTCGCTTATAGCGATGTTCCTCCAGCAGGTCCAGAGGTAGCTATTGTAGAGTGGTTGGCAAATCCCTCTGGAATAGACGCAGAAGAGGAGTGGGTGGAAATTTATAATTATGGCAGCGCTGCGGTTAATTTAAGAGGGTGGCGTTTGAAAGATGAAGATACTGATAATGCCCTTATTTCGGCAACAGATTTGTTTTTACCCGCTGGAGCATCTTTAATCTTAGCAAGAGATAAAAGTGAATTTGAGCAACATTGGATGAAGGGCTGTGCGAATAATCAAGTAGTCGAAGTTGCAATGATATTAAACAACGGTAACGACGAAATTGTATTAGAGGATGATTTAGGTACTGTTGTTTGGTCGGTTGCCTATCAAAATGATGAAACAGAGGGGCGTGCAACGCACTATACAGAGGTAACTTATACGACAAGCGTATTTGGTAGCAAAGCTAGTCCGGGGGTCAATCGTTCTGGAAATGATGTATCGGGAACCTTGGGATATGAACGCAATGATGCAACGGCAGATGCCAATGCTTTTGCCAACGATATTGGTGACATCGGCAGTCCTCTTTTTGAGAGTAGAATCGATGAGAATAGAGGAAATAGCGTGCTTTTAGATGGGGCAAATGATTATATTGATTTAGGAGCAACAACAGCTTTAGAAAATCAATCTGGTTTTACGTTTGAAACATGGATTAAGCCGATTACGATTGATGTAAATTCAGAACGTATTTTCTCGAAGCGTTTGAATAATACTAGTAGGATTGAAATTTTCTTGGGGAATGGAGGAACAGAGGCTACCAACCAATTTATAAAAATTAGTATTTGTAATGGAACAAGTCAAACAGCTAATGCCCCTAATTTGTCGGTTCCTGTTGGTGAATGGACGCATATTGCTGTTACTTTTGATGGCACCGCTTCGGCAGGAAATCGCCTTAAATTCTATGCCAATGGTATTCGCCAATCGTTGAGTTCGGATCCTGTTGCAACAACAACTCCTTCGGGAACAGGCAACGCTCATATAGGTAAGCGTTCTGATAATAATAACAAACCATCTAACATTGAGCTGGACGAAATTCGTTTGTGGAACCTTGCTAGAACAGAGCAGTTGATTCGAGAAAATATGCACTTGACATTAAGCGGCTGTGAGACAGGGTTGGTTTCCTATTATCAATTGAATGAAACATCAGGTACTGCAACAGAAGATGTGGTAGGAAATAATCCTGCCACCTTGGTAAATGGTGCTGCACGAATAAGTTCAGGGGTGAATACAGGCAATTCTAACCCTTCCAATAGTCAAACGATTGCAGCTATTGCTACGACAGGAGTTCAGTCTTTTTCTAATGCTCATTTGGATATTGATTTTACAGCAAAGACAGGGGCAGAAGATATAACCGTAACCTATCAGAATTATACTCCGAATACAATCTCAGGAGCTACTGCAACCACTATTTATAACAATCCTACTTGGACGATCAATAGTTCCTCTACAACAGGGACCTCTACAGGAAACTTTACATTTACTTTTCCTTCGGGGACATTTAACAGTTTAGATCCTCTAAAATACCGTTTGTATCACAGAGCAATGAACGCAGATGGAGCTTGGCAAGAAATAGCGATTGCTTCTGCTTTGACAAATACGACGGTTACATTTCTTAATATTGAAGTGTTGGGACAGTTTATGGTGGTTCAAGAAAGTGCAGATGGGATAAGTCCTGTTAGAGGAAATATGTATGCCTTTGATGGTGTAGATGATTATATTGATTTTGGAAATTTAGCAAGGTTTAATATGACCAATAATATCACCTTAGAAGCATGGGTTAAAATGACAACTACTAGTGGTGATCAGAAAATTATCACTAAGTTTGGAGATGTAGGTGGAGATGATGCTTATGCCTTGCAAGCGATTAATGGAGAACCACAATTTTTGCTCAATTTTGGTCCTACATGGGTAACCGTTGCCGCAGGGATGACCATGGCAGCGAATGAGTGGTATCATATTGTTGGTGTTTATGATGGCACCGCAATGAGGATTTACGTTAATGGAATAGAGCAAAACTCTATCGTACAATCAGGAACCTTTGATGTCTCGGCTTCTACCTTCAAAATTGGAGGTTGGGCAGGCGTTGGTCATTGGAATGGTTGCATTGATGAAGTTAGAGTTTGGAATGCAGCCCGAACCCTATCGGATATTCGAGAAAATATGCATTTAACACTCAAAGGGACAGAAGCCAATTTAGTCGCTTATTATCAATTTAATACAGATGATCCAACAGGTACAGCCAACGGTGTCAAAGATGCTTTGGGCACCGCCCATGGGGTAACGGTTAATATGACTAATACAGCTTATCAAGCTTCGGAGGTGGCAGTAGCTGGAGGTATTTCTCAAACGCTTACGATTCCCAACATTGGACCATTTACAGCGAATTATTCGAGTGTGGGAATGGGAATAGAATTTGGAGCAACAACACCAGATGGAGATGTGGTGGTTTCTAGATTAGAAACAGAAAGTCCGCACGGTGCCAATACTATAGGAGGGCAAGCAGATGATGAATATTTTGTGATTCGAAACTATGGCAGCAATACCACTTTCACAACCTTAACAAGTTTATCCTTACTCAATGTTGGTTATATTGACCCTTCCGATGCTGCTCAACCAGAGGCTTCTTCTCCCTTAGGTGTTTACAAAAGAGCTTCTAATGATTATGGAGCTAGTTGGGGAAGTGCCTTAGCGAATGCAAATACCGCTACCAGTGGTCATAATGGAAGTGTCGTATTTGATAATTCCGCAGGAATTACTAGCTTTAGTCAAGTTGTGTTTGCCAATGCCAACGGTGGTTTGCCAGTAGAGTTAATAGAATTTAAGGCAACTCGCCAAAATGTAGATGAAGTGCTGTTAAATTGGGCAACTGCTACTGAAATTAACAATCAAGGATTTCAAATTGAACGCATGTTGGAAGGAGAGAGCTCCTTTAGTGAGATTGGATGGGTGAATGGAAAAGGGAATTCGGTTGTAACCAATCATTATCAATATATAGACGAAAATAGTAGCTTGGAAACTAGTTACTATCGCTTAAAGCAAATGGACTTTGATGGAACTATCAGTTATTCAGACATTAGAGCAGTAAATGGTCAATCCAGTGGAAAGTACATCGACTGGAAAATTTATCCGAATCCTGTTGGGCAGGAATTGCACCTTACTTTTAAGCAATTGCCCAAACAAGTATCTAATGCTATGTTTTCTATTTTGAATATGGAAGGTAAACGGTTGTACGAACAAAAGCATTCGATTCAGACCAATCAAACAATTGTTTTAGATTGTGTACGTACGTTGCCTAGTGGTACCTATACGTTTGTCTTAACAACGGATGATGATGAAATATCTACTTATAAATTTGTAAAAGAGTAA
- a CDS encoding FAD-dependent monooxygenase, producing the protein MKVTIIGAGIGGLTLAIALQQKGIEVEIFEATPEFKKVGAGIALAINAMQVYQRLGLAQELEASGNCLDTMAITDAALNILAENGMAYFKSHYSLNNVAIHRATLHRILLAQLPKVPLHLNKKLKTLKEHKEGVDLEFWDGTTHRADLVIGADGIHSGVRQAIFPKIQERMAKQVCWRGVVSHDLGDEKRNLMREAWGGDRRFGIVPIEDKQIYWFACISYQNNADEFTNTDIAPLFSKFAPLVQELIKKTPKDKIITAELSDLEILKTWHKGRVCLVGDAAHATTPNMGQGANQAIESAWVLADCLTSQKDYTNAFDAYQKIRQNKASQIIKTSWQIGKLAHVKNPLLVTFRNAAMRMTPESVGRKQLEKIFELDY; encoded by the coding sequence ATGAAAGTAACAATAATCGGTGCAGGAATTGGAGGCTTGACCTTAGCAATAGCTTTGCAACAAAAGGGAATTGAAGTAGAAATTTTTGAAGCTACTCCTGAATTTAAGAAAGTAGGTGCAGGAATAGCTTTGGCAATCAATGCAATGCAAGTTTATCAACGTCTAGGATTGGCACAAGAATTAGAAGCTAGTGGCAATTGTTTGGATACGATGGCTATTACGGATGCTGCTCTTAATATCTTAGCAGAAAATGGGATGGCGTATTTTAAATCGCATTATTCTTTAAATAATGTAGCCATTCATAGAGCGACACTTCATCGCATCTTGTTAGCTCAATTGCCCAAGGTGCCTTTACATTTGAATAAAAAATTAAAAACGTTAAAGGAACATAAAGAAGGGGTAGACCTAGAGTTCTGGGATGGAACCACGCATCGAGCTGATTTGGTGATTGGAGCAGATGGAATTCATTCGGGAGTACGTCAAGCAATTTTTCCTAAGATTCAAGAGCGCATGGCCAAACAAGTTTGCTGGAGAGGAGTTGTTTCACATGATTTGGGGGACGAAAAACGAAACTTGATGCGAGAAGCTTGGGGAGGTGATCGTCGTTTTGGAATTGTTCCTATTGAAGACAAACAAATTTATTGGTTTGCATGTATTAGCTATCAAAACAATGCCGACGAGTTTACAAATACTGATATAGCGCCCTTGTTTTCAAAATTTGCCCCTTTGGTTCAAGAGTTGATTAAAAAAACGCCTAAAGATAAAATCATTACGGCAGAATTAAGTGATTTAGAAATTCTAAAAACTTGGCACAAAGGAAGAGTTTGTTTGGTGGGGGATGCTGCACATGCTACCACTCCTAATATGGGACAAGGCGCGAATCAAGCAATTGAGAGTGCTTGGGTATTGGCCGACTGTTTGACGAGCCAAAAGGATTATACGAATGCTTTTGATGCATACCAAAAAATTCGCCAAAACAAAGCCAGTCAAATTATAAAAACAAGTTGGCAAATCGGTAAACTAGCACATGTCAAAAATCCACTTTTAGTAACCTTTAGAAATGCAGCCATGCGTATGACTCCAGAGTCGGTGGGGCGCAAACAATTGGAAAAAATATTTGAATTGGATTATTAG
- a CDS encoding AAA family ATPase — translation MSRVLDPNFTKYKFRDLKVYCSTEWLADNKKKYRQVFDRYEATYIYAELSFYNKLFDDEDWNVQINIKCYSLKKGRKELCDLNFDRKVSKYDNVVYIREGWGNKKFGAFWKKGTYYWEAYIDGQKVATKYFYIEESSEKYPEPNAYVNIKSLKLYEGPYDDLPKEERVYYKTFSKEETRYIYTEISLENLLPSKSWYCELFVKFYNGSRQLKGQTMKLHHVDKEDETIELSMHWGSNIKGSWTEDNYTAEIIFMDKLLAVIPFEVDVDFEEGVAGAVLPNQYQPVILNEEGTDNANFEEVMGKLDELIGLQDIKRQVRDHASYLQFLQLRREKGFEEEEEINIHSVFIGNPGTGKTTVAQMMGKLYKSMGLLSKGHVHEVDRVDLVGEYIGQTAPKVKEAIEKARGGVLFIDEAYSLARSNDDSKDFGREVIEILVKEMSNGEGDMAVIVAGYPKEMEHFLTSNPGLKSRFKLYFTFSDYLPHELSAISQYACVKKNVVLEHHAKKMIDEIIIEAYRNRDRAFGNARFVYDLIDQAKIALGLRIMNDTDPKQFDKEQLETVLVDDVQKIEVKRPKRLPNLPIDEKLLELAMDELKHMIGIENIKKEIDEMVSLVRFYRESSRDVLNKFYLHTVFVGNPGTGKTTVARILTKIYKALGILERGHMVETDRQGLVAGYVGQTAIKTAERIDEAMGGVLFIDEAYALTSSGSGSLAGGSDFGNEAIQTILKRMEDSRGEFFVFAAGYPDNMETFLKANPGLRSRFDKVLKFEDYDSSLLYQIALQMLEEEGLEVDEDAKAHLVKYLDFLYEYRDKYFGNARTVRNIINDIVKNQSLRLASVPSEERDPNIVNLITYEDVATLKLSHDDDIFNKKSIGFRKKSGAGK, via the coding sequence ATGTCAAGAGTTCTTGATCCTAATTTTACAAAATACAAATTCAGAGATTTAAAAGTTTACTGTTCTACGGAATGGTTGGCTGATAATAAGAAGAAGTACCGTCAAGTATTTGATCGATACGAGGCAACTTATATCTATGCTGAGTTATCTTTTTACAACAAACTATTTGATGATGAAGACTGGAATGTTCAGATAAACATCAAATGTTATTCTCTCAAAAAGGGACGCAAAGAGCTTTGTGACTTGAACTTTGATCGTAAAGTTAGCAAATACGACAATGTTGTTTACATTCGAGAAGGATGGGGGAACAAGAAATTTGGTGCTTTTTGGAAAAAAGGTACTTACTATTGGGAGGCTTATATTGATGGTCAGAAGGTAGCAACCAAGTATTTTTATATTGAAGAAAGCTCAGAGAAATATCCAGAGCCAAATGCTTATGTAAACATCAAGTCGCTCAAATTATATGAAGGTCCTTACGATGATCTTCCAAAAGAAGAGCGGGTTTATTACAAAACCTTCTCAAAAGAAGAAACACGCTATATTTATACCGAAATTAGCTTAGAAAACTTACTGCCAAGTAAGAGTTGGTATTGTGAATTGTTTGTAAAGTTCTATAATGGTAGCCGTCAGTTAAAGGGACAAACAATGAAATTGCACCATGTTGACAAAGAGGATGAAACAATTGAATTGTCGATGCATTGGGGCTCTAACATCAAAGGTTCTTGGACCGAAGATAATTATACCGCAGAGATTATTTTTATGGATAAACTCTTAGCCGTTATTCCTTTTGAAGTGGATGTTGATTTTGAAGAAGGTGTAGCTGGAGCTGTATTGCCCAATCAGTATCAACCTGTAATATTGAATGAGGAAGGTACTGATAATGCTAATTTTGAAGAGGTAATGGGCAAGTTAGATGAGCTTATTGGCTTGCAAGATATCAAACGCCAAGTGCGTGACCATGCTAGCTATCTTCAATTTTTGCAATTAAGAAGGGAAAAAGGCTTTGAGGAAGAGGAGGAAATTAATATTCATTCTGTTTTTATTGGTAACCCTGGAACAGGAAAAACAACGGTAGCTCAGATGATGGGCAAACTCTACAAGAGCATGGGCTTATTGTCCAAAGGGCACGTTCACGAAGTTGATCGGGTTGATTTGGTAGGAGAGTATATTGGACAAACAGCACCCAAAGTAAAAGAGGCCATAGAAAAGGCTAGAGGTGGTGTGTTGTTTATTGATGAAGCGTACTCTTTGGCACGTTCTAACGACGATAGTAAAGATTTTGGACGAGAAGTAATCGAAATTTTGGTGAAAGAAATGTCTAATGGAGAGGGAGATATGGCTGTTATTGTAGCAGGTTATCCTAAGGAAATGGAGCATTTCCTAACTTCTAACCCAGGTCTAAAGTCGAGGTTTAAATTGTACTTTACATTTAGTGATTACTTGCCACACGAATTATCAGCAATATCTCAGTATGCTTGTGTCAAAAAGAATGTCGTTTTGGAGCATCATGCTAAAAAAATGATTGATGAAATCATTATTGAAGCTTACCGAAATAGAGATCGTGCTTTTGGCAATGCTCGTTTTGTTTACGACCTAATTGATCAAGCTAAAATTGCATTAGGGTTGAGAATTATGAACGATACAGATCCGAAACAATTTGATAAAGAGCAACTGGAAACGGTTTTGGTAGATGATGTACAAAAAATTGAAGTAAAACGTCCGAAACGTCTGCCCAATCTGCCTATTGATGAAAAGTTGCTAGAATTGGCAATGGATGAACTCAAGCACATGATTGGAATTGAGAATATCAAGAAGGAAATTGATGAAATGGTTAGCTTGGTTCGTTTCTATCGTGAAAGCAGCAGAGATGTACTCAATAAGTTCTACTTGCATACTGTTTTTGTGGGTAATCCAGGAACTGGAAAAACAACGGTCGCTCGGATTCTAACAAAAATATACAAAGCCTTAGGAATTTTAGAAAGAGGACATATGGTCGAAACAGACCGTCAAGGTTTGGTCGCTGGATATGTTGGACAAACTGCCATCAAAACCGCAGAACGCATTGACGAAGCAATGGGAGGGGTGTTATTTATTGACGAGGCTTATGCCTTGACAAGCAGTGGTAGTGGTAGCTTGGCAGGAGGTTCTGACTTTGGAAATGAAGCCATTCAAACCATCCTAAAACGAATGGAAGATAGTCGAGGAGAATTTTTTGTTTTTGCAGCGGGCTATCCAGATAATATGGAAACGTTTTTAAAGGCAAATCCTGGCTTGCGCTCTCGCTTCGATAAAGTACTAAAGTTTGAAGATTATGACAGCAGTTTGTTGTATCAAATTGCGCTTCAAATGTTAGAAGAAGAAGGTCTAGAAGTTGATGAAGATGCTAAAGCACATTTAGTAAAATACTTGGACTTCTTGTACGAATATAGAGACAAGTATTTTGGCAATGCTCGTACAGTGCGAAACATTATCAACGATATTGTCAAGAATCAAAGTTTGCGCTTAGCTTCTGTTCCTAGCGAAGAAAGAGATCCTAATATTGTGAACTTGATTACCTATGAGGATGTTGCGACACTTAAGTTGAGCCACGATGATGATATTTTTAATAAAAAATCTATCGGTTTTCGTAAAAAATCAGGAGCAGGCAAATAA